GACTGATTCTCACTATCTGTCCTTTCTTcatgctagcacacacacacaaacacaattgtACTAATAACTGCATTGAACACAATGCAGAAAGACTTACTATAACCATTAGGGGCTTCTGAAGCTATTCCTTGGATAGCTGCAGTACCCtaaccacctctgctacactGACCTGGGTAAGATGTAGCACCAGTTGTTAGGGGTTTGAACCACAGAGTCGTGCTGGGACAAGAAGTTCCTCAAGACAAGAGGAGGAAGATCAAAGTCTTCTAGCTGGAAACAACAGAGGAACAGTCAAaacgtgtgtgtaaatgtgtgagtggtgtggtggtatggtgtgtgtggtatggtgtggtggtatggtgtgtgtggtggtgtggtatggtgtggtgtgtgtggtggtgtggtgggtgtggtgtggtagtgtggtgtgtgtggtggtatggtgtgtgtggtggtgtgtgtggtggtatggtgtgtgtggtggtgtgtgtggtggtatggtgtgtgtggtggtatggtgtggtggtgtgtgtggtggtgtggtggtgtgtgtggtggtgtggtgcggtggtgtgtgtggtggtatggtgtggtgcggtggtggtgtggtgtgtgtggtggtgtggtgcggtgggtgtggtggtgtggtgcggtgggtgtggtgtgtgtggtgggtgtggagggtgtggtggtatggtgtggtgtgtgtggtggtgtggtgggtgtggtgtggtagtgtggtgtgtgtggtggtatggtgtgtgtggtggtgtgtgtggtggtatggtgtgtgtggtggtgtgtgtggtggtatggtgtgtgtggtggtgtgtgtggtggtatggtgtgtgtggtggtatggtgtggtggtgtgtgtggtggtgtggtggtgtgtgtggtggtgtggtgcggtggtgtgtgtggtggtatggtgtggtgcggtggtggtgtggtgtgtgtggtggtgtggtgcggtgggtgtggtggtgtggtgcggtgggtgtggtgtgtgtggtgggtgtggtggtatggtgtggtgtgttggtgtggtgggtgtggtgcTTACTCTGGCTGGGGGGAGTCTGACAGTGTTGGcttccacactgacacacagctgGCTCTCGTTGGTGTTAAGCTCCATCACTGGACAGGGAAATACGTGCAAAGGCTACAGTACAGGACGACATTACTGTGTAGTATTGgacattactgtgtgtgtgcataattgtgtgtgtttctcgtgTGAAGAGGAAAGCCCTGGCTTGTATCTTGGTAGATCTtttgcacacaaacactaacagatacagatatatacacacacatacctaccaaTGGCATTGAGCCTCCCAGACTCAGACAGGAAATCCCTTCCTAGAATCCGGAGAAGAGATGCGTGTACAATGAGTATTGCACCACACAGTGGACATATTGCAACATAACTTGGTGCATGTGAGTTTTAGAACAGGAAGTTACAGTACGAAAAGAAAATAActgaaagtgtgtctgtgtgtactccCAGCATTAAACAACCTCCAACCCCCAAGGACAGTGAGGCCTTTCTAACTTTAGAGATGAACACAGTGTGAAATAAAACTGTTGGAGgacgtgtgtgtttatatacagCTATGAATCCGCCCCGAGTGTCAGCTGAAGTCCAGTACTGCCTCACATTGACACAGGACTCCCACCTCAGACCTGCTAAGCTCTGGATGCATTGGACACACTTTGTTTTTGAGCGTAATATCTCTTTATTTAGAGACGTCCCAGTTAACCTTGCTCCTGTTAGTGAAGGCTACAACAACTGGACTGACATGACAAGGTTGAACTGCTGTGTGTTTATCCAGGGTGGATGCTTATTCTGCAACACTATAATATCTTACCTTTGAAATCAAATATAAAAAAGCATGTTTTTTTCCAAACGAGTGTCTTAATACATCTACTAGAAATCTAGTGTTTTTTTGCTGAAGCTTAATGAAGAAATAGTGGAATAAAATGACAAAAGAAAATAGGAACAAGCTGTTTGAGAGAGGTGTGGGAGCTTAAACAACATGGTGATATCTACTGGGGCCAAGGTGAAGGTGAGGCatgacacacacatctgcacagtCACTCTGatcacaaaccaacacacacacacacacacacgcacgcacacacacactatcattaCACAGAGAGCAAgatagagtcagagagagagagagggagacctttGAAACCACTAAAACAAATCAGTTTTGTCAGTCTTTCACCTAGACAATTTGGAGAGGACGATTCTATAGGTCGACAGCTATACCAAAGGCACACTAACTCATTGACCCAGTTGCTCATTCTCTTagtccctccctcattccttcatttcctctatccatctcttcctctctttctcccatcctCAATCCCCAGTGATTTGTGCTCTAGTCTACAACCGTCCCGGTAGACCTACCGGCCAGGAGGTACTGCCCTGCCTTGTTCCAGTCAGGAGCCAGTCTGGCAGGGAGGGAGTAAGACAGCCCAACCtggaggatggatgggtgaaCCCTCTGAGGAAGGCCCAtctagacactcacacacaaatacattttaaatactgTGGacaatgggttagggttacgcgCACAATTTGAGCTATGCAAGTAGGCCGCAAAGTGGTAAAGGTTGGGAATGACTGACTTAAAATGAAAAGTTATACAGGATGTGGAAAGAATTCCCAGTTTAAAGTTTAAGACTATTGTGCAATGTGCAAAGCAGTTAACTAGCCTAACTCACCTGTAGATTGTGTCTCTGAACGTAAGTTTGGAGAACTTCTCTCTTATAGAAGCTGATCTGAAAGGTAAAGATGGGAGATTATAAATACTAATAATGTGAATGTGATATGAGAAGACACAAATTTAAGGAAAAAGCACAGTATGACGCTAATAATAGACAGCTGATCATTATCTAGCCCTCATGTGCTTGAGTAGAGCTTTGGCTTCAGTCACCAGAGTATGCTTGGAATGCAGACAGATAATTTGGACTCACAGGAAGCATGCCTCTGGTAAGGATGTGTAGACATGCacacaactccacacacacgcaactaAACGTTTACAATCTGATTGTCACGCAATAGCAGAAGTGTTACATCAGGCCCTTGCCACAACGCTGGCTGGCTCGCTGGCTGAGCGATTGACAGAATAGTATCTATCACCAGGGGCGCCGCCAAAACGTTTGGGCCCCATAAAGAGATTGcaatcccacccccccccccccccctcgcattTTGGTTATGTCCATTTTTTTATTCAGCACGTTTTCATTCTAAGCTTTTTGCGGCCCCCTGAGTCTCAGTCCCACACTTCGACACCTAAAGCTAATTATGTTGGTCAGGTTTGATTAGACACCATAGTATAGTTTTCTAGTAGCTGCTCACCGCCATAACAACTAGGATCTCTCCATAAGAATCCAACACAGGAGACGCCAAGATCTCAGAGTACAGCAACAGCAGCTCTCTAGAAAACAGACAAGATTATCTTTATAAAATAATCATTTCAATAATGCCATTATTCGAATGCATATGAGCAGTCATGAtgggatagagagatagagagcgaaaGTGGGAGATAAGAGAAGTTAGATTCAGGTTGTCTAACCTGCAGGTCTTCACCTGTGTGTTCCTCAGCTCCTCAACATCCTCCACCGGCACAGTCAAAATCACGCTGCACAGCTTCCTCAGGTCAGGCAGACTGACAAAGAACAGCGCCTGTTCCTTGCCAACACTCATCTCTTTACGTAAGGACAGTTaaataaaaaacagaaaaacaagaatTAACATCTAGTCTAAGCCATCGTCCACTGAGTGTAGTTTTCTTGGTCTCAAATTGATTAATTACGAACAGTGGTGCTAATTAGCATGCACTCACCCGGCACAAATAGCTAGGCTAGGCGTACTTTCCAgggaaacgtttttttattcgcGACAGCTGAAACTTGCGTCTTAAATGACAAGTTGCAGGCCACAGTTCAATACATAGGCCTACGTATTTGGTAAAAGTTGCCCGAAGTAGACTATTGTTATTACCTTACTACAATGATTTCAAAATACAAACTAGCCACTAGCCACTAGCCAGTGCCACACGTTACTGATGTCAGATCAAACTCAAACATTTTATAATCTCTTCCCGCCAAACTTTGGTAGGCATCGGTGACTGTAACTCGCACGTGTCACATAGCCTAATGAATTGTTGTCAGCGGTGTATTTTGATAAACTCTTGGTATGATACCAGTAAACGACCGCACTTAACGTTACACATAACGTAAAAATGTAATGTAGCAGATTAAAAAAGAGAACCTGGCCACATTTTAGGTTTTACATTGCATTGATAATATGCCACACGTCATCGCGTGAGAAACAGGTTCTTTTTTTCAATCAGATGAACTGTAATGAACTTTATCCTAGTAGTTGCCCAGCCTCCGCCAAGCGATGAAAAGAATGGCACGCCAGTCGGACAATGGGAGGTTCCTAAATCGTGCTGGGCGCTGCAGTTGTAACTTGGTTCCTCCTTCACAATCTAGGTTAAATGTTGCAGCGAAATTTCTATATCAGTACATCGAGATATTCGTGACGCGGATCATTTCGCTGATCGCTTCAAACATTCGTTGGTGCCGTACATTAAAAGGTAGGCTACAGTATAGGCTACCTGGATGGAGGAAACAGCCGAGAATGGTCATCCTGTCAAATACTATCGGCTGTCAGAAATCGAGGAGCGAAATACGTTCAAGTGTACATGGATAATCATACACCACAATATCTATGATGTGACAACATTTCTGGAAGAGGTGAGACAACTTGCACAACAAACACTTCATGATTTCAGTCAGGTGGTTTAGGCTACGCTTAAATATTAAGTAAACAAAACATGTAGGCGATAATCCCTTTTATTGCCATGTCGTGAATGTTTGTTAAAGAAACAAGAAAGAGGTCAAAACATAGATTTTTTTTGCCACGAAGTAACCTATGAGAAAGCTACATAAGTGAGTTGTAGGCCAAATGTAGAAATATGCGGTTCACAAACGTTGACCTCCTGGTAAAGTTCAAAATTAGTAGCCTAACTAAGAAGGGGGGAGGTGCTTTATTGGTTTGAAAGAAAACACGTTTAAGTTTAGACTCTACCAACTTCGATTGGAACATCAGAGAACAACTTGACTGGGCTTCGTGTCATGCCTGTTAagttgtagcctactttaatgtTACGGATTCGAATTCGAATGGCTCATTTCCCCCCTCTCAGTGCTAGAGTTCAGTTGAAGACAGTACCCCCAACAACACGGTATTAACCAAACTACAATTCCCAGATCCCCAAACACATCTGACctacacaaagatacaaaacTTTTCCCCCCACTAAACTAGACGTGACGTTCATTTAGGGTACTTTTCTCCAGACTTTCGTTAACTAGGACAGTTACCAACACCCTCACCTCTACTCCAGTCCCAACTCAGATTTTATGGCAATGATTAATTCACATGGGTAAGCAAGAGGTATATTTGGCAATCCTTGACCCAAAGCATTTTATCTGACCAAAGTAAGCTGGCCCCTGACATACTAAATTTCACATGTACCAACACAAACTGTGGAAATCCTGGAGTTTGAGACTAGATAAAGAGATTCGACAGGATAGTAAGCAACAGTATGATGATTAATTGTATTGATTTAAACATATATTCAAAAcgttctaacaaatatattggAAAATATAGTCCAACAAAACATATAAATCATACCATTACAACACAGTACAAACAACAAACCTCAGAACTTAGGCCGAAGAAACCCCAGATTCCATATTTGTGTTATTACCCCACCATGCCTTGCAGCACCCAGGTGGCGAGGAGGTGTTGCGGGAGCATGGGGGCGGGGATGCCACGGAGAGCTTCGAGGACGTGGGACACTCGTCTGATGCCAGGGAAATGGCTGCCAGCATGGTCATTGGGGAACTGCATCCTGTAAGATACACAcacctctttctcttcatccaattttctctcttccttctgtctcccactctagttctcttttcttcctccctctccctcctctctctgcccccttttAAACTGTGTCTCATATAAAAGGTATATAAGGTCTCAAACTCAAAACATTGACGGTCCGCTCTTACTGTAAAGGGGATatagaggtcacaggttcaaataccCCTTGTACTGaacgtcactttggataaaagcatctggtaGGCGAAATAAATATTGTATTATAAAATATAATATAGCATAaacatgaatacattattaaacaCCTTCTTACACTCCACCTTccgtcactctccctccccttttcaCCAGTCTGCTTCATCTCAAGCCTGATATTTCTCTTCTGTCCTTCACAATCCTCTTcaaccctctctcccatctctctctcccactcccccatctctatacctctctctcacgTTTGTTTTTGTTACAGGATGACAGACCAAAGATTGCCAA
The sequence above is drawn from the Osmerus eperlanus chromosome 15, fOsmEpe2.1, whole genome shotgun sequence genome and encodes:
- the LOC134035119 gene encoding cytochrome b5 → MEETAENGHPVKYYRLSEIEERNTFKCTWIIIHHNIYDVTTFLEEHPGGEEVLREHGGGDATESFEDVGHSSDAREMAASMVIGELHPDDRPKIAKPPDSIVTTVKETQSWWSNWVIPGLVAAIVTVLYRMYMEMEQ